One Danio rerio strain Tuebingen ecotype United States chromosome 22, GRCz12tu, whole genome shotgun sequence genomic window carries:
- the dzank1 gene encoding double zinc ribbon and ankyrin repeat-containing protein 1 isoform X2 encodes MTAGSVAAPQIIPIRIPPPGKAKHEIDSSTPVEIKSESPDVRVLYTLDGSKPELTKRPGFADSTLKYTEPVRLPVGKVYVKAMAVSIDGRQSAVVTKVFVVEPSASDERELNAHDEDDSVKNDTAIDGKDVMENGTGVSSVKYLDISSNEAHRALKGPRFLSQRLGPGSSARLTAQNSQNQSADVVESPLKNLTNTQMSRIQRETDFLRCPKCLSHRPSDPFARFCLHCGAPVPPIPGQRLPPTEGGQMGLCMHCKTMVPLNTAICVVCESPLDQLLQPQATLRLQDKFICHSCGTGNPAHITHCVTCESQLLQQARPVLSGQRAAPVPSSQGKMVSCSKCNRVNHSDARFCDWCGAKSLRNVRARERESHLSKESDFDTIFFHHLRPGHKASSVKCSQCGASSHPYANHCGGCGVFLDGPPRMPLQVNQRQDAEEMQQTASAAELATAPPSVGLRMCADAQTQTVGLFFPSNTELKKRSQQREAELSRQEQMRDRKPLLTAISPGRGFWRKQLDHICAHLRSYTQNNTEFRALIGEPRLGRMISAVIQEDSYEVSLRINFISAPPEESRSSSAGQRSRSVTSESQNLSSVTEGRNSASPENNINTTGSEVKKKKKKKIGTSDVTENQPESKDSLLLKEVGPEGRGRIPAVQQLLDEGADPACLGKDGRPALVAAVLNGHHDVIPVLVQREADVNQASGPLKNTALHEAAALGDEGLKSVEILLGCNASIRKQNDRGQTPYDIAVAAGSSSVLSLMAAHLGQGLLLRHTKARSLSGLDTFS; translated from the exons ATGACTGCAGGATCAGTGGCAGCACCTCAAATAATCCCCATCCGCATTCCTCCTCCAGGTAAAGCCAAGCATGAGATAGACTCCAGCACTCCTGTTGAGATCAAGTCAG AATCCCCTGATGTGAGGGTCCTGTACACGCTGGACGGCAGTAAGCCGGAGCTGACAAAGAGGCCAGGTTTTGCTGACAGCACTCTAAAGTACACTGAACCTGTTCGGTTACCTGTGGGGAAAGTGTATGTGAAAGCCATGGCCGTCTCTAT TGATGGCCGCCAGAGTGCTGTGGTCACCAAGGTTTTCGTAGTGGAGCCGTCTGCTTCAGATGAACGGGAGCTAAATGCACATGATGAGGATGACTCTGTGAAGAACGACACAGCGATCGATGGCAaggat GTGATGGAAAATGGGACTGGTGTCTCCTCTGTCAAATATTTAG ATATTTCCAGTAATGAAGCTCACAGAGCTCTGAAAGGCCCTCGATTCCTCTCGCAGCGCCTTGGCCCTGGCTCATCTGCTCGCTTGACAGCACAAAACTCACAA AACCAGAGTGCTGATGTTGTGGAAAGCCCCTTAAAAAACCTGACCAACACTCAGATGTCACGCATCCAAAGAGAGACAGATTTCCTGAG ATGTCCTAAGTGCCTTAGCCATCGACCTTCAGACCCTTTTGCCCGATTCTGTCTGCATTGTGGAGCGCCAGTCCCTCCAATACCTGGTCAAAGACTGCCCCCTACTGAAGGAGGACAG atgggTTTATGTATGCATTGTAAAACTATGGTACCTCTCAATACGGCCATATGTGTGGTGTGTGAGTCTCCATTAGATCAACTACTGCAGCCGCAGGCTACTCTGAGACTACAG GATAAGTTCATCTGTCACTCGTGCGGGACAGGTAACCCAGCTCACATCACACACTGTGTCACTTGTGAATCCCAGCTGCTTCAACAAGCCAGA CCTGTTTTGAGTGGACAGAGAGCTGCACCTGTACCCAGTTCACAAGGAAAAATGGTCTCCTGCTCAAAGTGCAATAGAGTCAACCACTCTGATGCCCGATTCTGTGATTGGTGTGGAGCGAAG TCGCTGCGTAATGTGCGTGCACGCGAAAGGGAGTCACATTTATCCaaggagtcagattttgatacaattTTCTTTCACCACTTGCGA CCCGGCCACAAAGCCAGCAGTGTTAAATGTTCTCAGTGTGGAGCCAGCAGTCACCCATATGCTAATCACTGTGGGGGCTGCGGCGTCTTTCTGGATGGGCCACCCAGGATGCCCTTACAAGTAAACCAGAGACAGGATGCAGAGGAAATGCAACAG ACGGCTTCTGCAGCTGAATTAGCAACTGCTCCTCCATCTGTAGGTTTGCGCATGTGTGCAGATGCACAGACCCAGACGGTTGGTCTCTTTTTCCCGTCCAACACTGAGCTGAAAAAGCGGAGCCAGCAGAGGGAGGCGGAGCTTAGCAGACAGGAGCAGATGAGGGACAGGAAGCCCCTCCTCACCGCCATTAGTCCTGGCAGAG gGTTCTGGAGGAAACAGTTGGATCACATTTGCGCACATCTGCGCAGTTACACTCAGAATAATACTGAGTTCAGAGCTCTGATTGGAGAACCTCGGCTGGGCAGA ATGATCTCTGCAGTTATTCAGGAGGACAGTTATGAGGTCAGTCTACGCATCAACTTCATCTCAGCTCCACCGGAGGAATCGAGG tcatcTTCTGCAGGACAGCGGAGCAGATCTGTGACTTCAGAAAGTCAGAATCTCAGTTCTGTGACTGAAGGCAGAAACTCAGCCAGTCCAG AGAATAACATTAATACAACAGGATCTGaagtgaaaaaaaagaagaagaaaaagatcgGGACATCAGACGTGACTGAAAATCAGCCA GAGTCTAAAGACAGTCTTCTTCTGAAAGAGGTTGGGCCTGAGGGACGGGGTCGAATTCCAGCGGTGCAGCAGCTTTTGGATGAG GGTGCTGATCCAGCATGTTTGGGAAAAGATGGACGTCCCGCTCTGGTTGCTGCAGTGCTAAACGGGCATCATGATGTTATTCCAGTGCTGGTGCAGAGAGAAGCAGATGTCAACCAGGCGTCTGGGCC GTTGAAAAATACAGCTCTGCATGAAGCTGCAGCTCTGGGAGATGAGGGTCTGAAGAGTGTTGAGATACTCCTAGG GTGTAACGCAAGTATCAGAAAGCAAAACGATCGAGGCCAGACACCGTATGATATTGCCGTGGCTGCAGGCAGCAGCTCTGTGCTCTCTCTGATGGCAGCTCACCTGGGACAGGGTCTGTTACTGCGCCACACCAAAGCCAGGAGCCTGTCTGGACTGGACACCTTCTCATGA
- the dzank1 gene encoding double zinc ribbon and ankyrin repeat-containing protein 1 isoform X3: MTAGSVAAPQIIPIRIPPPGKAKHEIDSSTPVEIKSESPDVRVLYTLDGSKPELTKRPGFADSTLKYTEPVRLPVGKVYVKAMAVSIDGRQSAVVTKVFVVEPSASDERELNAHDEDDSVKNDTAIDGKDVMENGTGVSSVKYLDISSNEAHRALKGPRFLSQRLGPGSSARLTAQNSQSADVVESPLKNLTNTQMSRIQRETDFLRCPKCLSHRPSDPFARFCLHCGAPVPPIPGQRLPPTEGGQMGLCMHCKTMVPLNTAICVVCESPLDQLLQPQATLRLQDKFICHSCGTGNPAHITHCVTCESQLLQQARPVLSGQRAAPVPSSQGKMVSCSKCNRVNHSDARFCDWCGAKSLRNVRARERESHLSKESDFDTIFFHHLRPGHKASSVKCSQCGASSHPYANHCGGCGVFLDGPPRMPLQVNQRQDAEEMQQTASAAELATAPPSVGLRMCADAQTQTVGLFFPSNTELKKRSQQREAELSRQEQMRDRKPLLTAISPGRGFWRKQLDHICAHLRSYTQNNTEFRALIGEPRLGRMISAVIQEDSYEVSLRINFISAPPEESRSSSAGQRSRSVTSESQNLSSVTEGRNSASPENNINTTGSEVKKKKKKKIGTSDVTENQPESKDSLLLKEVGPEGRGRIPAVQQLLDEGADPACLGKDGRPALVAAVLNGHHDVIPVLVQREADVNQASGPLKNTALHEAAALGDEGLKSVEILLGCNASIRKQNDRGQTPYDIAVAAGSSSVLSLMAAHLGQGLLLRHTKARSLSGLDTFS, translated from the exons ATGACTGCAGGATCAGTGGCAGCACCTCAAATAATCCCCATCCGCATTCCTCCTCCAGGTAAAGCCAAGCATGAGATAGACTCCAGCACTCCTGTTGAGATCAAGTCAG AATCCCCTGATGTGAGGGTCCTGTACACGCTGGACGGCAGTAAGCCGGAGCTGACAAAGAGGCCAGGTTTTGCTGACAGCACTCTAAAGTACACTGAACCTGTTCGGTTACCTGTGGGGAAAGTGTATGTGAAAGCCATGGCCGTCTCTAT TGATGGCCGCCAGAGTGCTGTGGTCACCAAGGTTTTCGTAGTGGAGCCGTCTGCTTCAGATGAACGGGAGCTAAATGCACATGATGAGGATGACTCTGTGAAGAACGACACAGCGATCGATGGCAaggat GTGATGGAAAATGGGACTGGTGTCTCCTCTGTCAAATATTTAG ATATTTCCAGTAATGAAGCTCACAGAGCTCTGAAAGGCCCTCGATTCCTCTCGCAGCGCCTTGGCCCTGGCTCATCTGCTCGCTTGACAGCACAAAACTCACAA AGTGCTGATGTTGTGGAAAGCCCCTTAAAAAACCTGACCAACACTCAGATGTCACGCATCCAAAGAGAGACAGATTTCCTGAG ATGTCCTAAGTGCCTTAGCCATCGACCTTCAGACCCTTTTGCCCGATTCTGTCTGCATTGTGGAGCGCCAGTCCCTCCAATACCTGGTCAAAGACTGCCCCCTACTGAAGGAGGACAG atgggTTTATGTATGCATTGTAAAACTATGGTACCTCTCAATACGGCCATATGTGTGGTGTGTGAGTCTCCATTAGATCAACTACTGCAGCCGCAGGCTACTCTGAGACTACAG GATAAGTTCATCTGTCACTCGTGCGGGACAGGTAACCCAGCTCACATCACACACTGTGTCACTTGTGAATCCCAGCTGCTTCAACAAGCCAGA CCTGTTTTGAGTGGACAGAGAGCTGCACCTGTACCCAGTTCACAAGGAAAAATGGTCTCCTGCTCAAAGTGCAATAGAGTCAACCACTCTGATGCCCGATTCTGTGATTGGTGTGGAGCGAAG TCGCTGCGTAATGTGCGTGCACGCGAAAGGGAGTCACATTTATCCaaggagtcagattttgatacaattTTCTTTCACCACTTGCGA CCCGGCCACAAAGCCAGCAGTGTTAAATGTTCTCAGTGTGGAGCCAGCAGTCACCCATATGCTAATCACTGTGGGGGCTGCGGCGTCTTTCTGGATGGGCCACCCAGGATGCCCTTACAAGTAAACCAGAGACAGGATGCAGAGGAAATGCAACAG ACGGCTTCTGCAGCTGAATTAGCAACTGCTCCTCCATCTGTAGGTTTGCGCATGTGTGCAGATGCACAGACCCAGACGGTTGGTCTCTTTTTCCCGTCCAACACTGAGCTGAAAAAGCGGAGCCAGCAGAGGGAGGCGGAGCTTAGCAGACAGGAGCAGATGAGGGACAGGAAGCCCCTCCTCACCGCCATTAGTCCTGGCAGAG gGTTCTGGAGGAAACAGTTGGATCACATTTGCGCACATCTGCGCAGTTACACTCAGAATAATACTGAGTTCAGAGCTCTGATTGGAGAACCTCGGCTGGGCAGA ATGATCTCTGCAGTTATTCAGGAGGACAGTTATGAGGTCAGTCTACGCATCAACTTCATCTCAGCTCCACCGGAGGAATCGAGG tcatcTTCTGCAGGACAGCGGAGCAGATCTGTGACTTCAGAAAGTCAGAATCTCAGTTCTGTGACTGAAGGCAGAAACTCAGCCAGTCCAG AGAATAACATTAATACAACAGGATCTGaagtgaaaaaaaagaagaagaaaaagatcgGGACATCAGACGTGACTGAAAATCAGCCA GAGTCTAAAGACAGTCTTCTTCTGAAAGAGGTTGGGCCTGAGGGACGGGGTCGAATTCCAGCGGTGCAGCAGCTTTTGGATGAG GGTGCTGATCCAGCATGTTTGGGAAAAGATGGACGTCCCGCTCTGGTTGCTGCAGTGCTAAACGGGCATCATGATGTTATTCCAGTGCTGGTGCAGAGAGAAGCAGATGTCAACCAGGCGTCTGGGCC GTTGAAAAATACAGCTCTGCATGAAGCTGCAGCTCTGGGAGATGAGGGTCTGAAGAGTGTTGAGATACTCCTAGG GTGTAACGCAAGTATCAGAAAGCAAAACGATCGAGGCCAGACACCGTATGATATTGCCGTGGCTGCAGGCAGCAGCTCTGTGCTCTCTCTGATGGCAGCTCACCTGGGACAGGGTCTGTTACTGCGCCACACCAAAGCCAGGAGCCTGTCTGGACTGGACACCTTCTCATGA
- the dzank1 gene encoding double zinc ribbon and ankyrin repeat-containing protein 1 isoform X4, whose product MTAGSVAAPQIIPIRIPPPGKAKHEIDSSTPVEIKSESPDVRVLYTLDGSKPELTKRPGFADSTLKYTEPVRLPVGKVYVKAMAVSIDGRQSAVVTKVFVVEPSASDERELNAHDEDDSVKNDTAIDGKDVMENGTGVSSVKYLDISSNEAHRALKGPRFLSQRLGPGSSARLTAQNSQVKNQSADVVESPLKNLTNTQMSRIQRETDFLRCPKCLSHRPSDPFARFCLHCGAPVPPIPGQRLPPTEGGQMGLCMHCKTMVPLNTAICVVCESPLDQLLQPQATLRLQDKFICHSCGTGNPAHITHCVTCESQLLQQARPVLSGQRAAPVPSSQGKMVSCSKCNRVNHSDARFCDWCGAKPGHKASSVKCSQCGASSHPYANHCGGCGVFLDGPPRMPLQVNQRQDAEEMQQTASAAELATAPPSVGLRMCADAQTQTVGLFFPSNTELKKRSQQREAELSRQEQMRDRKPLLTAISPGRGFWRKQLDHICAHLRSYTQNNTEFRALIGEPRLGRMISAVIQEDSYEVSLRINFISAPPEESRSSSAGQRSRSVTSESQNLSSVTEGRNSASPENNINTTGSEVKKKKKKKIGTSDVTENQPESKDSLLLKEVGPEGRGRIPAVQQLLDEGADPACLGKDGRPALVAAVLNGHHDVIPVLVQREADVNQASGPLKNTALHEAAALGDEGLKSVEILLGCNASIRKQNDRGQTPYDIAVAAGSSSVLSLMAAHLGQGLLLRHTKARSLSGLDTFS is encoded by the exons ATGACTGCAGGATCAGTGGCAGCACCTCAAATAATCCCCATCCGCATTCCTCCTCCAGGTAAAGCCAAGCATGAGATAGACTCCAGCACTCCTGTTGAGATCAAGTCAG AATCCCCTGATGTGAGGGTCCTGTACACGCTGGACGGCAGTAAGCCGGAGCTGACAAAGAGGCCAGGTTTTGCTGACAGCACTCTAAAGTACACTGAACCTGTTCGGTTACCTGTGGGGAAAGTGTATGTGAAAGCCATGGCCGTCTCTAT TGATGGCCGCCAGAGTGCTGTGGTCACCAAGGTTTTCGTAGTGGAGCCGTCTGCTTCAGATGAACGGGAGCTAAATGCACATGATGAGGATGACTCTGTGAAGAACGACACAGCGATCGATGGCAaggat GTGATGGAAAATGGGACTGGTGTCTCCTCTGTCAAATATTTAG ATATTTCCAGTAATGAAGCTCACAGAGCTCTGAAAGGCCCTCGATTCCTCTCGCAGCGCCTTGGCCCTGGCTCATCTGCTCGCTTGACAGCACAAAACTCACAAGTAAAG AACCAGAGTGCTGATGTTGTGGAAAGCCCCTTAAAAAACCTGACCAACACTCAGATGTCACGCATCCAAAGAGAGACAGATTTCCTGAG ATGTCCTAAGTGCCTTAGCCATCGACCTTCAGACCCTTTTGCCCGATTCTGTCTGCATTGTGGAGCGCCAGTCCCTCCAATACCTGGTCAAAGACTGCCCCCTACTGAAGGAGGACAG atgggTTTATGTATGCATTGTAAAACTATGGTACCTCTCAATACGGCCATATGTGTGGTGTGTGAGTCTCCATTAGATCAACTACTGCAGCCGCAGGCTACTCTGAGACTACAG GATAAGTTCATCTGTCACTCGTGCGGGACAGGTAACCCAGCTCACATCACACACTGTGTCACTTGTGAATCCCAGCTGCTTCAACAAGCCAGA CCTGTTTTGAGTGGACAGAGAGCTGCACCTGTACCCAGTTCACAAGGAAAAATGGTCTCCTGCTCAAAGTGCAATAGAGTCAACCACTCTGATGCCCGATTCTGTGATTGGTGTGGAGCGAAG CCCGGCCACAAAGCCAGCAGTGTTAAATGTTCTCAGTGTGGAGCCAGCAGTCACCCATATGCTAATCACTGTGGGGGCTGCGGCGTCTTTCTGGATGGGCCACCCAGGATGCCCTTACAAGTAAACCAGAGACAGGATGCAGAGGAAATGCAACAG ACGGCTTCTGCAGCTGAATTAGCAACTGCTCCTCCATCTGTAGGTTTGCGCATGTGTGCAGATGCACAGACCCAGACGGTTGGTCTCTTTTTCCCGTCCAACACTGAGCTGAAAAAGCGGAGCCAGCAGAGGGAGGCGGAGCTTAGCAGACAGGAGCAGATGAGGGACAGGAAGCCCCTCCTCACCGCCATTAGTCCTGGCAGAG gGTTCTGGAGGAAACAGTTGGATCACATTTGCGCACATCTGCGCAGTTACACTCAGAATAATACTGAGTTCAGAGCTCTGATTGGAGAACCTCGGCTGGGCAGA ATGATCTCTGCAGTTATTCAGGAGGACAGTTATGAGGTCAGTCTACGCATCAACTTCATCTCAGCTCCACCGGAGGAATCGAGG tcatcTTCTGCAGGACAGCGGAGCAGATCTGTGACTTCAGAAAGTCAGAATCTCAGTTCTGTGACTGAAGGCAGAAACTCAGCCAGTCCAG AGAATAACATTAATACAACAGGATCTGaagtgaaaaaaaagaagaagaaaaagatcgGGACATCAGACGTGACTGAAAATCAGCCA GAGTCTAAAGACAGTCTTCTTCTGAAAGAGGTTGGGCCTGAGGGACGGGGTCGAATTCCAGCGGTGCAGCAGCTTTTGGATGAG GGTGCTGATCCAGCATGTTTGGGAAAAGATGGACGTCCCGCTCTGGTTGCTGCAGTGCTAAACGGGCATCATGATGTTATTCCAGTGCTGGTGCAGAGAGAAGCAGATGTCAACCAGGCGTCTGGGCC GTTGAAAAATACAGCTCTGCATGAAGCTGCAGCTCTGGGAGATGAGGGTCTGAAGAGTGTTGAGATACTCCTAGG GTGTAACGCAAGTATCAGAAAGCAAAACGATCGAGGCCAGACACCGTATGATATTGCCGTGGCTGCAGGCAGCAGCTCTGTGCTCTCTCTGATGGCAGCTCACCTGGGACAGGGTCTGTTACTGCGCCACACCAAAGCCAGGAGCCTGTCTGGACTGGACACCTTCTCATGA
- the dzank1 gene encoding double zinc ribbon and ankyrin repeat-containing protein 1 isoform X1, translating to MTAGSVAAPQIIPIRIPPPGKAKHEIDSSTPVEIKSESPDVRVLYTLDGSKPELTKRPGFADSTLKYTEPVRLPVGKVYVKAMAVSIDGRQSAVVTKVFVVEPSASDERELNAHDEDDSVKNDTAIDGKDVMENGTGVSSVKYLDISSNEAHRALKGPRFLSQRLGPGSSARLTAQNSQVKNQSADVVESPLKNLTNTQMSRIQRETDFLRCPKCLSHRPSDPFARFCLHCGAPVPPIPGQRLPPTEGGQMGLCMHCKTMVPLNTAICVVCESPLDQLLQPQATLRLQDKFICHSCGTGNPAHITHCVTCESQLLQQARPVLSGQRAAPVPSSQGKMVSCSKCNRVNHSDARFCDWCGAKSLRNVRARERESHLSKESDFDTIFFHHLRPGHKASSVKCSQCGASSHPYANHCGGCGVFLDGPPRMPLQVNQRQDAEEMQQTASAAELATAPPSVGLRMCADAQTQTVGLFFPSNTELKKRSQQREAELSRQEQMRDRKPLLTAISPGRGFWRKQLDHICAHLRSYTQNNTEFRALIGEPRLGRMISAVIQEDSYEVSLRINFISAPPEESRSSSAGQRSRSVTSESQNLSSVTEGRNSASPENNINTTGSEVKKKKKKKIGTSDVTENQPESKDSLLLKEVGPEGRGRIPAVQQLLDEGADPACLGKDGRPALVAAVLNGHHDVIPVLVQREADVNQASGPLKNTALHEAAALGDEGLKSVEILLGCNASIRKQNDRGQTPYDIAVAAGSSSVLSLMAAHLGQGLLLRHTKARSLSGLDTFS from the exons ATGACTGCAGGATCAGTGGCAGCACCTCAAATAATCCCCATCCGCATTCCTCCTCCAGGTAAAGCCAAGCATGAGATAGACTCCAGCACTCCTGTTGAGATCAAGTCAG AATCCCCTGATGTGAGGGTCCTGTACACGCTGGACGGCAGTAAGCCGGAGCTGACAAAGAGGCCAGGTTTTGCTGACAGCACTCTAAAGTACACTGAACCTGTTCGGTTACCTGTGGGGAAAGTGTATGTGAAAGCCATGGCCGTCTCTAT TGATGGCCGCCAGAGTGCTGTGGTCACCAAGGTTTTCGTAGTGGAGCCGTCTGCTTCAGATGAACGGGAGCTAAATGCACATGATGAGGATGACTCTGTGAAGAACGACACAGCGATCGATGGCAaggat GTGATGGAAAATGGGACTGGTGTCTCCTCTGTCAAATATTTAG ATATTTCCAGTAATGAAGCTCACAGAGCTCTGAAAGGCCCTCGATTCCTCTCGCAGCGCCTTGGCCCTGGCTCATCTGCTCGCTTGACAGCACAAAACTCACAAGTAAAG AACCAGAGTGCTGATGTTGTGGAAAGCCCCTTAAAAAACCTGACCAACACTCAGATGTCACGCATCCAAAGAGAGACAGATTTCCTGAG ATGTCCTAAGTGCCTTAGCCATCGACCTTCAGACCCTTTTGCCCGATTCTGTCTGCATTGTGGAGCGCCAGTCCCTCCAATACCTGGTCAAAGACTGCCCCCTACTGAAGGAGGACAG atgggTTTATGTATGCATTGTAAAACTATGGTACCTCTCAATACGGCCATATGTGTGGTGTGTGAGTCTCCATTAGATCAACTACTGCAGCCGCAGGCTACTCTGAGACTACAG GATAAGTTCATCTGTCACTCGTGCGGGACAGGTAACCCAGCTCACATCACACACTGTGTCACTTGTGAATCCCAGCTGCTTCAACAAGCCAGA CCTGTTTTGAGTGGACAGAGAGCTGCACCTGTACCCAGTTCACAAGGAAAAATGGTCTCCTGCTCAAAGTGCAATAGAGTCAACCACTCTGATGCCCGATTCTGTGATTGGTGTGGAGCGAAG TCGCTGCGTAATGTGCGTGCACGCGAAAGGGAGTCACATTTATCCaaggagtcagattttgatacaattTTCTTTCACCACTTGCGA CCCGGCCACAAAGCCAGCAGTGTTAAATGTTCTCAGTGTGGAGCCAGCAGTCACCCATATGCTAATCACTGTGGGGGCTGCGGCGTCTTTCTGGATGGGCCACCCAGGATGCCCTTACAAGTAAACCAGAGACAGGATGCAGAGGAAATGCAACAG ACGGCTTCTGCAGCTGAATTAGCAACTGCTCCTCCATCTGTAGGTTTGCGCATGTGTGCAGATGCACAGACCCAGACGGTTGGTCTCTTTTTCCCGTCCAACACTGAGCTGAAAAAGCGGAGCCAGCAGAGGGAGGCGGAGCTTAGCAGACAGGAGCAGATGAGGGACAGGAAGCCCCTCCTCACCGCCATTAGTCCTGGCAGAG gGTTCTGGAGGAAACAGTTGGATCACATTTGCGCACATCTGCGCAGTTACACTCAGAATAATACTGAGTTCAGAGCTCTGATTGGAGAACCTCGGCTGGGCAGA ATGATCTCTGCAGTTATTCAGGAGGACAGTTATGAGGTCAGTCTACGCATCAACTTCATCTCAGCTCCACCGGAGGAATCGAGG tcatcTTCTGCAGGACAGCGGAGCAGATCTGTGACTTCAGAAAGTCAGAATCTCAGTTCTGTGACTGAAGGCAGAAACTCAGCCAGTCCAG AGAATAACATTAATACAACAGGATCTGaagtgaaaaaaaagaagaagaaaaagatcgGGACATCAGACGTGACTGAAAATCAGCCA GAGTCTAAAGACAGTCTTCTTCTGAAAGAGGTTGGGCCTGAGGGACGGGGTCGAATTCCAGCGGTGCAGCAGCTTTTGGATGAG GGTGCTGATCCAGCATGTTTGGGAAAAGATGGACGTCCCGCTCTGGTTGCTGCAGTGCTAAACGGGCATCATGATGTTATTCCAGTGCTGGTGCAGAGAGAAGCAGATGTCAACCAGGCGTCTGGGCC GTTGAAAAATACAGCTCTGCATGAAGCTGCAGCTCTGGGAGATGAGGGTCTGAAGAGTGTTGAGATACTCCTAGG GTGTAACGCAAGTATCAGAAAGCAAAACGATCGAGGCCAGACACCGTATGATATTGCCGTGGCTGCAGGCAGCAGCTCTGTGCTCTCTCTGATGGCAGCTCACCTGGGACAGGGTCTGTTACTGCGCCACACCAAAGCCAGGAGCCTGTCTGGACTGGACACCTTCTCATGA